A stretch of Aphanothece sacrum FPU1 DNA encodes these proteins:
- a CDS encoding MFS transporter, whose translation MTRPFLGPSVVGVTFLTLMGAFGLNLTGGQFFTPLSQSYNWDLTTLSLAVSLNMLTWGILQPVMGRLIDRFGAKFVLTGSALLMGVSFLLSSTITEVWQFFLYYGVFTGIGFAGCGSMANSVLVSQWYVKKRPMMLARSSMGINVGQLILLPLTGMLIANTGFRSAFLVLGSFMLLIVVPSILLIVKSNPNEVGQNPDGMVESYSAASLPKSISLPEALNSSYFWTTTVGFMTCGYTLYLVTTHLPKYAFDLGGGTALGGQLLGLAAAASAVSMWFTGQLSKSLSKKTLLIGFYSLRAIAFIWLATSTQVEQLYLFAIVYGVSSFPIIPLVTSLIGNRFGATAMGSILGFAWLVHQVAAAMGVFLGGYLRSNSGNYHLAFWSCAVLLGMGTLVTLLINEQQTILPSTQPS comes from the coding sequence GTGACTCGTCCTTTTCTTGGCCCGAGTGTTGTAGGCGTAACTTTTCTTACCCTAATGGGTGCATTTGGATTAAATCTTACAGGGGGTCAATTCTTTACTCCCCTGAGTCAATCTTATAATTGGGATTTAACTACCTTAAGTTTAGCTGTTTCTCTTAATATGCTAACCTGGGGAATTTTGCAACCTGTAATGGGACGATTAATTGATCGATTTGGGGCTAAATTCGTCCTCACAGGAAGTGCTTTGCTAATGGGAGTTTCCTTTTTGTTATCGTCAACTATTACTGAAGTTTGGCAATTTTTCTTATACTACGGCGTTTTTACAGGAATTGGTTTTGCTGGTTGTGGTTCTATGGCCAATTCAGTTCTTGTTTCCCAATGGTATGTTAAGAAACGACCGATGATGTTGGCCAGAAGCTCCATGGGAATTAATGTCGGACAACTGATTTTGTTACCTTTGACGGGGATGTTAATTGCTAATACTGGATTCAGATCAGCCTTTTTGGTTCTCGGTTCATTTATGCTATTGATTGTGGTGCCATCCATTCTACTGATTGTCAAAAGTAACCCTAATGAAGTGGGACAGAATCCTGATGGTATGGTAGAGTCCTATTCTGCAGCAAGTTTACCTAAAAGTATTTCACTTCCAGAAGCCTTAAATAGTAGTTATTTTTGGACAACAACTGTCGGTTTTATGACCTGTGGTTATACTCTATATTTGGTGACAACCCATTTACCAAAGTATGCCTTTGATTTAGGAGGAGGAACCGCTTTAGGGGGTCAATTATTGGGTTTAGCTGCCGCAGCTAGTGCTGTTTCGATGTGGTTTACGGGTCAGTTAAGTAAGTCTTTGAGTAAGAAGACTTTGCTGATTGGTTTTTATTCACTTAGAGCGATCGCCTTTATTTGGTTAGCAACTTCTACTCAAGTTGAACAGCTTTATCTTTTTGCCATTGTTTATGGTGTTTCTTCGTTTCCGATTATTCCTTTAGTTACCAGTTTAATTGGTAATCGCTTTGGTGCTACTGCTATGGGCAGTATTCTCGGTTTTGCTTGGCTAGTTCATCAGGTTGCGGCGGCAATGGGTGTTTTCCTGGGTGGTTATTTAAGATCGAACAGTGGGAATTATCACTTGGCTTTTTGGAGTTGTGCTGTATTGTTAGGTATGGGAACTTTAGTGACTTTATTAATTAATGAACAGCAAACCATTTTACCCTCTACCCAACCTTCGTAA
- a CDS encoding PEP-CTERM sorting domain-containing protein — protein sequence MKFNSQVVLVAAGVLLSLEGFNIQAAQAITFNLNWTGQYGGYSAKGKFSYDENLIPEDGVIRKNNITAFDIGFYNPDGSLIENFVDNHLTYPLFNFNFDTKTKQVLQDGIYYGPRGLDIGFSKNVSGFPKGSIRTGIPEGIAMWTSGPIEPLGIHIHLSGYGDEYSRLPITFHGLMDFLDIAFFTLTQKQGLDATGQNSTNADNTRLGQTLEATQVPEPSGLAGIVTLGFIGLFPFVERRLRKN from the coding sequence ATGAAATTTAACTCTCAAGTTGTTTTAGTGGCGGCTGGCGTTCTATTGAGTTTAGAAGGATTTAATATTCAAGCAGCCCAAGCTATTACCTTTAATCTCAACTGGACAGGCCAATATGGTGGATATTCGGCTAAGGGTAAGTTTAGTTATGATGAAAACTTGATTCCTGAAGATGGAGTCATTCGTAAAAACAATATAACCGCATTTGATATTGGTTTTTATAACCCTGATGGGAGTTTGATAGAGAACTTTGTTGACAACCATTTAACTTATCCTCTGTTTAATTTTAACTTCGATACCAAAACCAAACAGGTTCTTCAAGATGGAATATATTATGGTCCTAGAGGATTGGATATCGGATTTTCAAAAAATGTTAGTGGATTTCCCAAAGGGAGTATTAGAACTGGTATACCTGAAGGGATAGCTATGTGGACATCGGGTCCTATAGAGCCTTTAGGAATTCATATTCACTTGTCTGGTTATGGAGACGAATATTCTCGATTACCGATTACCTTTCATGGTTTAATGGACTTTTTGGATATAGCCTTCTTCACATTAACCCAAAAACAAGGTTTGGACGCTACTGGCCAGAATAGTACCAACGCAGACAACACCAGATTAGGACAAACTTTAGAAGCGACTCAGGTTCCTGAACCTTCCGGTTTAGCTGGGATAGTAACCCTGGGTTTTATAGGCTTATTTCCTTTTGTTGAGAGACGCTTGAGAAAAAACTAG
- a CDS encoding c-type cytochrome, with product MIQSLVQPKNTRQRLILITLALILIVVGMIFGCYIKQISDPYIHEVLALNGDTAKGQAIFAINCAGCHGLDADGNVGPNLHHVHQHKSKISLIHQVTSGQTPPMPKFQPSSQEMADLLNYLENL from the coding sequence GTGATTCAGTCATTAGTTCAGCCCAAGAATACCCGACAACGGCTTATCCTAATTACGTTAGCCCTTATATTGATTGTCGTAGGTATGATATTCGGTTGTTATATCAAACAAATTTCTGATCCGTATATTCATGAAGTTTTAGCCCTTAACGGAGATACCGCTAAGGGTCAAGCTATTTTTGCCATTAATTGCGCGGGATGTCATGGGTTAGACGCAGATGGAAATGTCGGACCTAATTTACACCACGTTCACCAACATAAATCAAAGATCAGTCTAATTCATCAGGTTACTAGCGGACAAACTCCCCCTATGCCAAAGTTTCAGCCAAGTTCTCAAGAAATGGCAGATTTACTCAATTATCTAGAGAATCTTTAA
- a CDS encoding ABC transporter permease produces the protein MTKKLIIQANRAEKEYWRDLWRYRELFYFLAWRDILVRYKQTVIGIAWALLRPLLTMIVFSIVFGTLANLPSEGVPYPILVFSAMLPWQFFANALSECSNSVINNSQLISKVYFPRLIVPTSSVIVSFVDFLISGIILIGLMAWYNFVPSWRILTLPIFILIAFAAAMGGGLWFSALNVQYRDFRYVVPFVVQFGLYISPVGFSSNIVPEKWRLLYSLNPMVGVIDGFRWAILGGKTQINWGGFTLSMVLVILLLITGVAYFRKTERKFADII, from the coding sequence ATGACAAAAAAGCTGATTATTCAAGCAAATCGCGCAGAAAAAGAATATTGGCGGGATTTGTGGCGATACCGAGAGTTATTTTATTTTTTAGCTTGGCGAGATATTCTTGTACGCTACAAACAAACTGTCATTGGTATTGCTTGGGCCTTGTTACGTCCGTTATTAACAATGATAGTCTTTAGTATCGTTTTTGGCACATTAGCAAACTTACCTTCTGAGGGAGTACCTTACCCTATTTTAGTCTTTTCTGCTATGTTACCTTGGCAGTTTTTTGCTAATGCTTTAAGCGAATGTAGTAACAGTGTAATTAATAATTCTCAGTTAATCAGTAAAGTTTATTTTCCCCGTTTAATTGTGCCAACTAGTTCAGTTATTGTCAGTTTTGTAGATTTTCTGATTTCTGGCATAATTTTAATAGGCTTAATGGCATGGTATAATTTTGTCCCTAGTTGGCGCATTTTAACATTACCTATCTTTATTTTAATCGCTTTTGCCGCAGCAATGGGAGGCGGATTATGGTTTTCCGCTTTAAATGTTCAGTATCGGGATTTTCGTTATGTTGTTCCTTTTGTTGTGCAATTTGGCTTGTATATTTCCCCTGTAGGATTTAGTAGCAATATTGTCCCAGAAAAATGGCGTTTATTGTATTCTCTCAATCCAATGGTAGGGGTAATTGATGGGTTTCGTTGGGCAATTTTAGGGGGAAAAACACAAATTAACTGGGGGGGATTTACCCTATCAATGGTGTTAGTAATATTATTATTAATTACTGGGGTTGCTTATTTTCGCAAAACTGAAAGAAAATTTGCAGATATTATTTAG
- a CDS encoding Uma2 family endonuclease, whose translation MASTVSLKLTTQIIWEKLPKDYILPDNPVENILQPLLASALTEALDLANLLISKMLVATNMGICAKIDQRTVVKAPDWFYVLNVYPLSQGEIRRSYTPNLEGDIPLIVMEFLSETDGGEYSVRPTYPYGKLWFYEKIIKVPFYVIFEPSIPLLEVRQLKSDVYELLTPNIEGQYLIEPLGLRLGIWTGTRQNITTYWLRWWDISGNLLLWGSEKIEQEKCKVQRLAKRLKELGIELEE comes from the coding sequence ATGGCCTCAACCGTCAGTCTAAAATTAACTACTCAAATTATTTGGGAAAAACTTCCTAAAGACTATATCTTACCTGATAATCCTGTGGAGAATATCTTACAACCTTTATTAGCATCTGCTCTTACCGAAGCTCTTGATCTTGCTAATTTACTAATTAGTAAAATGTTAGTCGCAACGAATATGGGAATTTGCGCTAAGATTGACCAGAGAACAGTTGTTAAAGCTCCTGATTGGTTCTATGTTCTTAATGTTTATCCATTGTCTCAAGGCGAAATTAGACGCAGCTATACCCCTAATTTAGAAGGAGATATTCCTCTAATTGTGATGGAATTTCTTTCTGAAACCGATGGAGGAGAATACTCTGTTCGACCTACTTATCCTTATGGTAAATTATGGTTTTATGAAAAGATTATTAAAGTTCCATTTTATGTCATTTTTGAGCCGAGTATACCCTTGCTTGAAGTTCGTCAACTAAAGTCAGATGTATATGAATTATTAACCCCTAATATAGAGGGACAATACTTAATTGAACCTTTAGGATTAAGATTAGGAATATGGACAGGAACTCGCCAAAATATAACGACTTATTGGTTACGCTGGTGGGATATTTCTGGTAATTTATTATTATGGGGGTCTGAAAAAATTGAACAAGAAAAATGTAAGGTGCAACGGTTAGCTAAACGGTTAAAAGAATTAGGGATTGAGTTGGAAGAATAA
- a CDS encoding type II toxin-antitoxin system HicB family antitoxin — MTIVFEVSQEDDGGFVAECLTEDIFTQGDTWELLKANIHEAVKGFYFDQQNLPSVKLHFVKNEILAIQ; from the coding sequence ATGACAATTGTATTTGAAGTATCTCAAGAAGACGATGGGGGCTTTGTAGCCGAATGTCTAACAGAAGATATTTTTACTCAAGGGGATACTTGGGAACTATTAAAAGCCAATATTCATGAAGCGGTTAAAGGGTTTTATTTTGATCAACAGAATTTGCCGAGTGTTAAACTCCACTTTGTCAAAAATGAAATATTAGCGATTCAATGA
- a CDS encoding ABC transporter ATP-binding protein, with protein MSDTIIKVENLGKKYILGHQKEGSSNYVALRDVIAEGTKSLIESFYNPKSKVQKNTEEFWALQDVSFEVKRGEVIGIIGRNGAGKSTLLKILSRITEPTTGKIEIGGRIASLLEVGTGFHPELTGRENIYLNGAILGMSREEIKRKFDEIVAFAEVEKFLDTPVKRYSSGMYVRLAFAVAAHLEPEILIVDEVLAVGDAAFQKKCLGKMGDVAKKEGRTVLFVSHNLAAVRNLCSVGILLSSGKLFLHSDINSVADKYLLDMFEGTSFSRKNSGTRFMRVSLKDEHNKDLKILGIEQKAYLNFKVFIANYKEDLNVGFTLYKNDIPVLSASALDSLQKLPKESSELKIQLPVHLLTTGDYRVEGAIWDQNQIYHQDDYLTSFRVERNSFLETRGANYRGIIALTADWIVDSDKKNVINQ; from the coding sequence ATGTCTGATACGATTATCAAGGTCGAAAATTTAGGGAAAAAGTATATTCTTGGTCATCAAAAGGAAGGAAGCTCAAATTATGTTGCTTTGCGTGATGTGATTGCCGAGGGTACTAAGTCTCTTATTGAATCATTCTACAATCCAAAATCTAAAGTCCAAAAGAATACAGAGGAATTTTGGGCGTTACAAGATGTATCATTTGAAGTCAAGCGAGGAGAAGTAATTGGCATTATTGGGCGCAATGGAGCCGGAAAATCGACATTATTAAAGATTTTAAGCAGAATTACAGAACCCACCACAGGAAAGATTGAGATTGGGGGTCGGATAGCGAGTCTGTTGGAGGTAGGGACAGGTTTTCATCCAGAATTGACCGGAAGGGAGAATATTTACCTGAATGGGGCAATTTTGGGTATGAGTCGGGAGGAAATTAAGCGCAAGTTTGATGAGATTGTTGCCTTTGCAGAGGTAGAGAAGTTCCTAGATACCCCCGTTAAGCGTTATTCTTCGGGGATGTATGTACGGTTAGCGTTTGCGGTGGCAGCGCATTTAGAACCGGAAATTTTGATTGTAGACGAAGTTTTAGCGGTGGGAGATGCAGCATTTCAGAAGAAGTGTTTAGGAAAAATGGGAGATGTAGCTAAGAAGGAGGGGAGGACAGTTTTATTTGTGAGTCATAATCTAGCGGCAGTTCGCAATTTGTGTTCTGTAGGAATTCTTCTTAGTTCAGGTAAACTTTTTTTGCATAGTGATATTAATTCAGTTGCAGATAAATATCTTTTAGATATGTTTGAAGGTACAAGTTTTTCTAGAAAAAATTCAGGTACTCGTTTTATGAGAGTTAGCTTAAAAGATGAACATAACAAGGATTTAAAAATATTAGGTATAGAACAAAAAGCTTATTTGAATTTTAAGGTTTTTATAGCAAATTACAAAGAAGATTTAAATGTAGGATTTACTCTTTATAAAAATGATATTCCTGTTTTATCAGCTTCTGCGCTAGATAGCTTACAAAAATTACCTAAAGAAAGTAGTGAGTTAAAAATTCAATTGCCTGTGCATTTATTAACAACAGGAGACTATAGAGTGGAGGGAGCAATTTGGGATCAAAATCAAATATATCATCAAGATGATTATCTAACTTCTTTTAGAGTAGAAAGAAATAGCTTTTTAGAAACAAGAGGGGCAAATTACAGAGGAATAATAGCATTGACAGCAGATTGGATTGTTGATTCTGACAAAAAAAATGTAATCAATCAATGA
- a CDS encoding class I SAM-dependent methyltransferase: MNFFLKNLSPFYSYFLPPEDAVYNQTIDSDLEENKYLLRGKVLNAGAGWRDISHLVEGELINQDISYPGDTRTNIQIYSALHIIPVNDQFFDTIVCIGVLEHTENPEEIMKEFYRVLKSNGHLILDIPFLQPEHLCPTDFQRYTKDGIIRLVQHHGFSVLSVQGRFTVYHTLYWIVWIWLHQKNNFFYLILRLLLLRPLIFASKYSNTYTDKLASCFQILAVKNQEMIN; encoded by the coding sequence ATGAATTTCTTTTTAAAAAACCTATCCCCTTTTTATAGCTATTTTTTACCTCCAGAAGACGCAGTTTATAATCAAACGATAGACTCTGATCTTGAAGAAAATAAATATTTATTAAGAGGTAAGGTATTAAATGCAGGAGCAGGTTGGCGTGATATTTCCCATTTAGTAGAAGGTGAACTTATTAATCAAGATATTTCTTACCCAGGGGATACAAGAACTAATATACAGATATATTCTGCTTTGCATATCATACCGGTTAATGATCAATTTTTTGATACAATCGTATGTATTGGGGTACTTGAACACACGGAAAATCCAGAAGAAATCATGAAAGAATTTTATAGAGTTCTCAAATCTAATGGTCATTTAATTTTAGATATTCCTTTCTTACAACCAGAACATTTATGTCCCACTGATTTTCAACGTTATACTAAAGATGGTATAATAAGACTGGTTCAACATCATGGTTTTTCAGTTTTATCCGTTCAAGGTCGTTTTACAGTTTATCATACACTTTATTGGATAGTTTGGATTTGGCTACATCAAAAAAACAATTTTTTCTATTTAATTCTTAGGTTACTCTTACTTCGCCCCTTAATATTTGCTTCAAAATACTCGAATACTTACACAGATAAACTAGCATCATGTTTTCAAATATTGGCAGTGAAAAATCAAGAAATGATTAACTGA
- a CDS encoding glycosyltransferase: MLNKVLIFTSPIYSLKITDGGPSGFIAQNILGHDSQVYQLSVNLSIYHKKYTIPYRIARKIRQTFKIPLREDREREDQLSASNLHKVNEFKWWGESSQQHFLDIKAQDYKFIYFHDVWTMKACLPLLSSSQIVILQSHCPELPSEEIASQSYFSKSDIEWSVEAEKDAFARADILIFPNCYVMEIYKPLITSRSKIHYLLSGAKQRDSLHKYPLDDKIHLLYIGRRNYIKGFDIVLEGFKQAYAIRKDIDLILVGRGDKIEEEGIYDIGFTDSVHHWIYNCDYVINCNRQSYFDLSFLETLSIGIPIIASCTSGHQQFTENQSQGIINIGEPKSDNLSQILISSKIRKKVFNQEPLEANQQLYLTQYSDVIYRKNLENLLFGIIQEKMAA, from the coding sequence ATGCTGAATAAGGTCTTGATTTTTACTTCTCCTATATACTCACTGAAAATAACTGATGGTGGGCCGAGTGGTTTTATTGCTCAGAATATTTTGGGACATGATTCTCAAGTTTATCAACTCAGTGTCAATCTATCTATTTATCATAAAAAATATACAATACCCTATAGAATTGCCAGAAAAATTAGACAAACTTTTAAGATACCATTAAGAGAAGATAGAGAACGAGAAGATCAACTAAGTGCTAGTAATTTACATAAGGTGAATGAGTTTAAATGGTGGGGAGAAAGTAGTCAGCAACATTTTTTAGACATCAAAGCACAAGATTATAAGTTTATTTATTTTCATGATGTCTGGACAATGAAAGCGTGTTTACCTCTGCTTAGTTCTTCGCAAATCGTAATACTACAATCTCATTGTCCTGAACTACCTTCGGAGGAAATCGCTTCTCAGTCGTATTTTAGTAAATCCGATATAGAATGGTCGGTAGAGGCCGAAAAAGATGCTTTTGCTAGGGCAGATATTTTAATTTTTCCCAACTGTTATGTCATGGAAATATATAAGCCCCTAATCACAAGTAGGTCTAAAATTCACTATCTTTTGTCAGGGGCAAAACAGAGAGATTCTTTACATAAATATCCTCTTGATGATAAAATTCATCTACTATATATAGGAAGGAGAAATTATATTAAAGGATTTGATATTGTTTTAGAAGGGTTTAAACAAGCTTATGCTATTAGAAAAGACATTGACCTTATCTTAGTTGGACGGGGAGACAAAATAGAAGAAGAAGGAATATATGACATCGGCTTTACTGATTCCGTCCATCATTGGATTTATAATTGTGACTATGTAATTAACTGTAATCGTCAGAGCTATTTTGATTTGAGTTTTTTAGAAACTTTATCTATTGGAATACCAATTATAGCTTCTTGCACTTCGGGGCATCAACAATTTACAGAAAATCAATCACAAGGAATCATTAATATTGGGGAACCTAAATCAGATAATCTTAGCCAAATTCTTATTTCTTCAAAAATAAGAAAAAAAGTTTTTAATCAAGAACCCTTAGAAGCTAATCAACAACTTTATTTAACCCAATATTCTGATGTAATTTATAGAAAAAATTTAGAAAATTTATTATTTGGCATAATTCAGGAGAAAATGGCAGCATGA
- a CDS encoding glycosyltransferase family 4 protein, with product MKITQISTSDIAHGAGIAAYRLHKSLQETDHKSEIIVSLKKTNDDTVHQIKKPPSNLLTKFKDKLEAKLEFFSNHWGVQGIYSTSCDVLIKHPLMANSDIINLHNIHWHERNLSLNILPILSKTKPLVWTLHDMWAITGHCIYSFECERWQIGCGQCPDLDSYISLKYDTTAISYKIKKSTYKKSNLTIVTPSEWLKKLVMQSPLLSNFEIFHIPNGIPQDIFHPLPKTEVKLALEIDIEYPIVLFIASYLDDVRKGYAYFEEALLRLHDEFPNLQILVLGNGKLPEKLRAKFKVIEMGYINNEKLINIMYSAADLMIFPSFADNLPNTVLECLACGTAVVAFKAGGVPEMIQHMKTGYLAESQNAIDLANGIKTLLSQPSMLQSMQSECVNSITQNFSAQLQAKRYLSLYESLIERQSSITNKGLL from the coding sequence ATGAAAATCACACAAATTTCTACTTCAGATATCGCTCATGGTGCAGGAATAGCAGCTTACCGCTTACACAAAAGCTTACAAGAAACAGATCACAAATCAGAAATTATTGTTTCTTTAAAAAAAACTAATGATGATACTGTTCATCAAATTAAGAAACCACCATCAAATCTCTTGACAAAATTCAAAGATAAACTTGAAGCAAAGTTAGAATTTTTTAGTAACCATTGGGGAGTACAAGGTATTTATTCTACAAGTTGTGATGTATTAATAAAACATCCATTAATGGCTAATTCTGATATCATTAATCTTCATAATATTCACTGGCATGAAAGAAACCTTTCTTTAAATATTTTACCAATTTTAAGTAAAACAAAACCTTTGGTTTGGACACTCCATGATATGTGGGCAATTACAGGACACTGTATTTATTCTTTTGAATGTGAAAGATGGCAAATAGGATGTGGTCAATGCCCTGATTTAGATTCTTATATCTCTCTAAAATATGATACAACAGCTATCAGTTATAAAATCAAAAAATCTACTTATAAAAAATCTAATTTAACCATAGTGACCCCTTCTGAATGGTTAAAAAAATTAGTTATGCAAAGCCCTTTACTTAGCAATTTTGAAATTTTTCATATTCCGAATGGGATACCACAGGATATTTTTCATCCATTACCTAAAACCGAGGTAAAACTAGCTTTAGAAATTGATATTGAATACCCAATAGTTTTATTTATTGCTTCTTACCTCGATGATGTTCGTAAAGGATATGCTTATTTTGAAGAAGCTCTATTACGACTGCATGATGAGTTTCCTAATTTGCAAATATTAGTATTAGGAAATGGTAAACTTCCTGAAAAATTACGAGCAAAATTTAAAGTAATAGAAATGGGATACATTAATAATGAAAAGCTAATAAATATCATGTACTCTGCAGCAGATTTGATGATTTTTCCTTCTTTTGCTGACAACTTACCTAATACAGTATTAGAATGTTTAGCTTGTGGTACAGCCGTTGTCGCATTTAAAGCTGGAGGCGTACCAGAAATGATACAACACATGAAAACAGGTTATCTTGCTGAATCTCAAAATGCAATAGATTTAGCTAATGGAATTAAAACCCTTCTCAGTCAACCTTCTATGCTACAATCAATGCAGTCCGAATGTGTTAACTCTATTACCCAAAATTTTTCTGCTCAATTGCAAGCTAAACGTTATCTATCCTTATATGAAAGCTTAATTGAAAGACAATCATCAATTACAAATAAGGGGCTTTTGTAA